Proteins encoded by one window of Aspergillus chevalieri M1 DNA, chromosome 6, nearly complete sequence:
- a CDS encoding uncharacterized protein (COG:S;~EggNog:ENOG410PPIF) yields MTSTPGSNHQHPPSSSAEISTTQPAHSSSIDPNSHLSAGYAPNENQLAGLVEAATAAAGQDVSDWTTAAAVAAAAGNQHHLDGYGPEIHIDEDSFGDPSFGASLTANRQLKGSGDHAPPSGLSRTVSKKRKRNEDTLDPALAAASSGMGLGAGHYQQHNQQHSPHPQQYEGDGLDIRPVPAQSLSDARAVGLHSAAALFRQPSSNKKHTRPPMAKMFTSLELSPENFLQLQAAAKNYMLDDEHPERRECVGQRGKGDSEMVKLRLWNCVRHFLEAEGHGERFFGEHAINEGITHRAHVWPRDQQKIIALIIPLLRRMVTNERQRKYAVETRKGGGPDERRRRKTDESLPNANSASPPRYDEQFQMHAQHHTIPEEFPPAPPMPNPQPQMGQSDTQLGLTDLLLDGYPTDWEAVARSYDMYNQDYELDSLWGLSGLQQPDWRGLVAAVDSHYQVFHQGDFDCPKPCEDENIHRILEADAMAALRWRVGGNRYTPAKNEFASGITRDISRIIRDNLAAKHGVHAPVYGQQPASHSPYYQQHSHATNATNSSNSASHTPMLNVNVLQNGKRVLPRFDLSADQCPDLGTLKHVVTRRFGDQLPAHLSEPKHDGAMHSSVGWKVKVFVPDGITSVHSDGEWTIALLSAATVDWMDSNLKVLIEAE; encoded by the exons ATGACCTCGACGCCTGGTTCCAATCACCAGCACCCTCCCTCGTCCTCCGCTGAGATCTCCACCACTCAGCCCGCACATTCCTCCAGCATCGATCCAAACTCCCATTTGTCTGCTGGCTATGCTCCGAACGAGAATCAGCTGGCGGGCTTGGTCGAAGCTGCTACCGCGGCCGCTGGTCAAGACGTCTCTGACTGGACCACTGCGGCGGCtgtcgctgctgctgctggaaacCAGCACCATCTAGACGGCTATGGACCCGAGATTCATATTGACGAGGATAGCTTCGGGGATCCGAGCTTCGGAGCGAGCTTGACTGCTAATAGGCAGCTGAAGGGCTCTGGTGACCACGCCCCGCCGTCTGGACTGTCGAGAACTGTGTCGAAGAAGCGGAAGCGTAACGAAGATACTCTCGATCCCGCTCTGGCTGCTGCTAGTTCTGGCATGGGTCTTGGTGCTGGCCATTATCAGCAGCATAATCAGCAGCATAGTCCTCATCCGCAGCAGTACGAGGGCGATGGCTTGGACATTCGTCCTGTGCCTGCTCAGTCGTTGTCTGATGCTCGTGCTGTTGGTCTGCATTCTGCCGCTGCGCTCTTCCGTCAACCATCGAGTAACAAGAAACATACTCGTCCACCTATGGCGAAAATGTTCACATCGCTTGAGCTCTCGCCGGAGAACTTTTTACAGCTCCAGGCTGCCGCGAAGAACTATATGCTTGACGATGAGCATCCTGAGAGACGGGAATGCGTGGGCCAGCGTGGCAAGGGAGACTCTGAAATGGTCAAACTTCGACTCTGGAACTGCGTTCGTCACTTTCTAGAAGCGGAGGGTCACGGCGAGCGGTTTTTTGGAGAGCATGCTATCAATGAGGGAATTACTCACCGGGCTCACGTGTGGCCTCGTGATCAGCAGAAGATTATTGCGTTGATTATCCCCCTGCTGCGACGCATGGTGACGAACGAGCGTCAGCGCAAGTATGCCGTCGAAACGAGAAAGGGTGGCGGTCCCGACGaacgcagaagaagaaagacgGACGAGAGCCTCCCCAATGCCAACAGTGCTAGTCCCCCGAGGTACGACGAGCAGTTTCAGATGCATGCCCAGCATCACACCATCCCCGAAGAGTTTCCACCTGCTCCTCCCATGCCGAACCCTCAGCCTCAAATGGGGCAGTCTGATACGCAGCTCGGTTTGACCGACCTTCTTCTTGATGGATATCCAACGGACTGGGAAGCGGTCGCTAGGTCTTACGACATGTACAATCAGGATTACGAACTTGACAGCCTGTGGGGTCTCTCTGGTCTCCAGCAGCCCGACTGGCGCGGATTGGTTGCTGCGGTCGATAGCCACTATCAGGTTTTCCACCAGGGTGACTTCGACTGCCCCAAGCCTTGTGAAGATGAGAATATCCATCGTATTTTGGAAGCTGATGCCATGGCTGCTCTTCGCTGGCGTGTTGGTGGGAATCGCTATACTCCTGCCAAGAACGAatt TGCCAGCGGTATCACTCGTGACATCTCGCGTATCATCCGTGACAACCTCGCTGCCAAACATGGTGTTCATGCGCCTGTTTATGGCCAGCAACCTGCTTCTCACTCGCCCTACTACCAGCAACATAGCCATGCCACCAATGccaccaactcctccaacTCGGCGTCTCACACTCCTATGTTGAACGTCAATGTTCTTCAAAACGGCAAGCGTGTCCTTCCTCGCTTCGACCTCTCCGCAGACCAATGCCCCGATTTGGGTACTTTGAAGCATGTCGTGACCCGTCGCTTCGGCGACCAGTTGCCCGCTCATCTCTCCGAGCCCAAGCACGATGGTGCTATGCACTCGTCCGTTGGATGGAAGGTCAAGGTGTTTGTTCCTGATGGGATTACCTCTGTACACTCGGATGGTGAATGGACTATTGCGCTTTTGTCTGCCGCCACCGTTGATTGGATGGACAGCAACCTGAAGGTGCTTATCGAGGCTGAATAA
- a CDS encoding Gfo/Idh/MocA family protein (COG:G,Q;~EggNog:ENOG410PU8D;~InterPro:IPR036291,IPR000683;~PFAM:PF01408;~go_function: GO:0016491 - oxidoreductase activity [Evidence IEA]): MALIVQAFTFLHQYIYTRLHPTPSKSPEALKVGVISSAQINAAALIHPAESHPSVILYAIASRDISTAQKAKEQYKFTKAYGSYEDLLDDPEIDFVYISTPNGLHYEWAAKSLKAGKHVLCEKPFTSNAAEAKELMELAKDRGLVLEEAFHWQFHPAAHAWRQLLDSKKYGNILRTNAVMTASPAVPGSDIRWKFDLGGGSLMDMTYALSFTRYALHASTPKQIVSVSVRPSRGDPRVDEAMYAHLDFEAPNGGDVHSRIYTDMARHKFGYVIPRFWELPSIEVETEKAIILFYNAMMPHLYHYISIVEKTTGETKTLKQYSGGPLWGKVTTSTGEKGGNHYWSTYRWQLEAFVDAVKGKTPTFWVANQDSVWQMESIDSMYRAAGLPVRPGKEVSKKGK, from the exons ATGGCCCTCATCGTCCAAGCATTTACATTCCTCCACCAATACATTTACACCCGCCTCCACCCGACACCGAGCAAATCCCCCGAAGCGCTGAAAGTGGGAGTAATCTCCTCAGCGCAAATTAACGCTGCTGCAC TAATCCACCCTGCCGAATCGCACCCCTCCGTAATCCTCTACGCAATCGCCTCGCGTGACATCTCCACAGCTCAAAAAGCCAAAGAGCAATACAAATTCACCAAAGCCTACGGCTCCTACGAAGATCTGCTCGACGATCCCGAGATTGACTTTGTATATATTTCCACGCCCAACGGATTGCATTATGAGTGGGCGGCCAAGTCGTTGAAGGCGGGGAAACATGTGCTTTGCGAGAAGCCGTTTACGTCTAATGCGGCAGAGGCGAAAGAGTTAATGGAGTTGGCGAAGGATAGGGGGTTGGTTCTTGAGGAGGCT TTCCATTGGCAATTCCATCCTGCAGCGCATGCGTGGCGCCAGTTGTTGGATTCGAAGAAGTACGGGAACATTCTCCGGACTAATGCGGTTATGACTGCTAGTCCTGCTGTTCCGGGTAGTGATATCCGGTGGAAGTTCGACCTGGGGG GCGGGTCATTGATGGACATGACATACGCTCTCTCCTTTACTCGCTATGCGCTTCACGCGTCAACACCCAAGCAAATCGTCTCCGTCAGCGTGCGTCCCTCAAGAGGCGATCCTCGCGTCGACGAAGCAATGTACGCACATCTCGACTTCGAAGCGCCAAACGGCGGCGACGTCCACAGTCGAATTTATACAGACATGGCGCGCCACAAGTTCGGCTATGTAATCCCTCGCTTCTGGGAACTACCCTCCATTGAAGTCGAGACTGAGAAAGcaatcatcctcttctacaACGCGATGATGCCGCACTTATACCACTACATCTCTATCGTGGAAAAGACGACTGGCGAGACAAAGACCCTCAAGCAGTACTCCGGTGGACCGCTTTGGGGAAAGGTGACTACGAGTACTGGGGAGAAAGGTGGTAATCATTACTGGAGTACGTATCGGTGGCAGTTGGAGGCATTTGTGGATGCAGTTAAGGGGAAGACGCCGACTTTTTGGGTCGCGAATCAAGATAGCGTTTGGCAGATGGAGAGTATTGATTCTATGTATCGGGCGGCTGGGTTGCCGGTTAGGCCGGGTAAAGAAGTGAGTAAGAAGGGTAAATAG
- a CDS encoding DUF3431 domain-containing protein (COG:S;~EggNog:ENOG410PHVY;~InterPro:IPR021838;~PFAM:PF11913;~SECRETED:SignalP(1-25)), translated as MFPLRRAVPLLGLAFFLCFLYSIRGLTKSWDEVPQVVGLGDLVSVPSAGSEGTGNASTSTTTTADKDGPAKKPFAPRPQYVPGIPKAPGSKYTKTLVVPRTSEEDTDWIAEELPEWESAVYVVDDPSAPLHPPKNKGHEVMVYLSYIIEHYDNLTDVVAFMHSHQFAWHNEDLFEGNAADMLRRLNPARIAREGYMNLRCGWGPGCPDWMHPGALEENSEKQEETMLARSWGEIFPDDPVPDVLAQPCCAQFAVSRERILSIPKARFVYYRDWVLRTELSDYISGRVWEYLWHVVFTGENVACPKEHVCFCDGYGICFGGDDEYQEYRNLQGQKGDLEQEFNLWEGDARVIEAERFSGSLSETSHLSIPDPGKDVELLDKISGIEQLLSDTLTNATKRGEDPKMRALELGRPWKEGDGF; from the coding sequence ATGTTTCCTCTCCGACGAGCGGTCCCTCTTCTCGGCCTCgccttcttcctttgcttccTGTACTCGATCCGCGGTCTTACGAAGTCATGGGATGAAGTGCCACAGGTTGTCGGGTTAGGGGATCTGGTCTCAGTGCCCTCTGCTGGTTCAGAGGGGACCGGGAATGCCTCTACTTCTACTACTACGACAGCGGACAAGGATGGTCCGGCGAAGAAACCATTTGCGCCTCGTCCGCAGTACGTGCCCGGTATTCCGAAGGCTCCGGGTTCGAAGTACACGAAGACGTTAGTTGTGCCGAGGACCAGCGAGGAAGATACAGATTGGATCGCGGAAGAGCTTCCGGAGTGGGAATCTGCTGTGTATGTCGTGGATGATCCGTCTGCACCGCTTCATCCGCCGAAGAATAAGGGACATGAGGTTATGGTGTACCTGAGTTACATCATCGAGCACTATGATAATTTGACGGATGTTGTGGCGTTTATGCATTCGCACCAGTTCGCATGGCATAACGAGGATCTGTTTGAGGGTAATGCGGCCGATATGCTCCGGCGTCTTAACCCCGCTCGCATCGCGAGAGAAGGGTACATGAACCTGCGCTGCGGATGGGGCCCCGGATGTCCGGACTGGATGCATCCCGGCGCACTGGAGGAGAATTCTGAGAAGCAGGAAGAAACTATGCTCGCGCGGTCTTGGGGCGAGATCTTCCCCGACGACCCTGTCCCGGATGTCCTGGCTCAACCCTGCTGTGCTCAATTTGCCGTTTCCCGGGAGCGGATTCTCTCCATCCCGAAAGCGCGCTTCGTCTACTACCGTGACTGGGTATTGCGGACCGAACTCAGCGACTATATCTCAGGACGAGTTTGGGAGTATCTCTGGCACGTGGTCTTCACCGGCGAAAATGTAGCCTGTCCCAAGGAACACGTTTGCTTCTGCGACGGCTACGGTATTTGCTTCGGTGGTGACGATGAGTACCAAGAGTACAGGAACCTTCAAGGTCAGAAGGGTGATCTCGAGCAGGAATTCAATCTCTGGGAAGGAGATGCGCGGGTTATCGAGGCTGAACGGTTTAGTGGCTCTTTGTCGGAGACGAGCCACTTGTCTATTCCCGATCCAGGGAAAGATGTTGAATTACTGGATAAGATTTCTGGCATTGAGCAGCTTCTCAGTGATACTTTGACGAACGCTACGAAGCGTGGCGAGGATCCGAAAATGAGGGCATTGGAACTTGGACGGCCGTGGAAGGAGGGCGACGGCTTTTGA
- a CDS encoding putative MFS transporter (COG:G;~EggNog:ENOG410PJGR;~InterPro:IPR011701,IPR036259;~TransMembrane:12 (i16-42o54-76i85-103o115-135i183-203o223-242i300-323o357-382i389-410o422-446i506-526o538-558i);~go_function: GO:0022857 - transmembrane transporter activity [Evidence IEA];~go_process: GO:0055085 - transmembrane transport [Evidence IEA]), giving the protein MASQRILFTASRLQTLTYLLAVCPFSIAFLVFINSSISFVVTDLIGLHNGEGDVVGTLGFADELLALAACPIWGVLSDRIGVRHVCVAGYAIVALALVVFVQAKNIYPQLLLGRLLFSVGGSAVSTMVTAVLPVVTGSTSRTQEYQRSLSSDSTLTPDQPTSLDVTRRPNESRAVTGSPSSRLAGFVGTCAGCGALVSLVLFLPLPERFQKSGLSPPEAIRSSYYAVAAVAVSISICCLFGLKNLSGEEEKGWKSFLSAFRHQSPEAGQQGYQNDTLSPLSYWRQLSTAVALGFQDQEILLGYVGGFVARASSVGISLFIPLFVNHYYRAAGLCNSRPSKEISASDMGDIKKSCSEAYILASILTGVSQLVALMAAPAFGFLSEKSRRYHLPLLSSALSGIVGYLAFALMPSPQFKGDDGNAGVFVLMALIGISQIGAIVCSLAVLSNGILRISAGEKVPGQDYEQERDQQPVDEADRDPNEVQPLLVGSGEQNGQQQYSQLKGSIAGVYSLYGGAGILLLTKLGGYLFDTLDSGSPFYLMAAFNAVLFVAGIICGLVNKARSTQGQVAP; this is encoded by the exons ATGGCTTCGCAACGGATCTTGTTCACCGCGTCCCGGCTCCAGACATTGACCTACTTGCTCGCCGTCTGCCCATTCTCCATCGCGTTTCTGGTGTTCATCAATTCATCAATTTCATTTGTGGTAACTGACCTAATTGGACTCCATAATGGCGAAGGCGATGTGGTTGGGACCTTGGGCTTTGCCGATGAGCTGCTCGCACTAGCAGCATGCCCGATATGGGGTGTTCTGTCCGATCGTATCGGTGTCCGCCAT GTGTGCGTCGCTGGATATGCAATCGTAGCTCTCGCGTTGGTTGTGTTTGTCCAGGCAAAGAACATTTACCCACAGCTACTTCTAGGCAGGCTACTGTTTAGCGTCGGAGGCTCTGCGGTCTCGACAATGGTTACTGCCGTCCTACCAGTCGTCACTGGTAGTACTAGCAGGACGCAGGAGTACCAGAGATCGCTGTCTTCTGATTCAACACTTACACCTGACCAGCCAACGAGCCTCGATGTTACAAGACGACCGAATGAATCGAGGGCCGTCACAGGCTCGCCATCTTCTCGACTGGCAGGTTTTGTGGGTACCTGCGCTGGATGCGGTGCCCTCGTGTCTCTGgtcctctttcttcctctcccagAACGCTTTCAGAAATCAGGTCTGTCTCCACCTGAGGCCATACGAAGTAGCTACTACGCCGTCGCCGCTGTAGCCGTTTCAATCAGCATTTGTTGTCTTTTTGGCTTGAAGAACTTGTccggagaagaggaaaagggaTGGAAATCATTTTTGTCGGCTTTCCGACATCAATCGCCCGAGGCTGGACAGCAGGGATACCAAAACGATACTCTCTCTCCACTATCTTACTGGAGACAACTGAGCACTGCAGTTGCTTTAGGCTTTCAAGACCAAGAAATACTCCTGGGTTATGTCGGCGGCTTCGTCGCACGGGCTTCGTCAGTGGGGATATCGCTCTTCATTCCCCTCTTTGTCAATCACTATTACCGAGCGGCAGGTCTTTGCAATAGCCGTCCTTCCAAGGAGATCTCCGCATCTGACATGGGCGACATCAAGAAGTCGTGCTCAGAGGCCTATATATTGGCGTCGATCTTGACCGGAGTTTCGCAGCTAGTCGCATTGATGGCTGCTCCCGCATTTGGCTTCCTATCCGAGAAGTCACGGCGTTATCATTTGCCCCTTCTCTCTTCCGCGTTGTCAGGTATTGTTGGTTACTTGGCATTTGCATTGATGCCCAGTCCTCAATTCAAAGGTGATGACGGCAACGCGGGAGTGTTCGTCTTGATGGCTTTGATCGGTATCAGCCAGATTGGGGCTATTGTTTGCAGCTTGGCTGTCTTGAGTAATGGGATTCTGAGAATCAGTGCTGGAGAAAAGGTCCCCGGACAGGACTATGAGCAGGAACGCGACCAACAGCCAGTCGACGAGGCGGACAGAGACCCCAATGAGGTTCAGCCCTTGCTGGTAGGATCTGGGGAACAAAATGGTCAACAGCAATATTCTCAACTCAAAGGGTCGATTGCTGGCGTGTATTCACTTTACGGTGGAGCTGGTATCCTTTTGCTCACCAAGCTTGGTGGGTATCTCTTTGATACTCTGGACTCGGGGTCTCCGTTCTATCTCATGGCTGCATTCAACGCCGTCCTATTCGTGGCGGGGATAATTTGTGGTTTGGTCAACAAGGCGAGGTCGACCCAAGGTCAAGTGGCTCCTTGA
- a CDS encoding ribonuclease P subunit p30 family protein (BUSCO:EOG09264THP;~COG:J;~EggNog:ENOG410PG4W;~InterPro:IPR016195,IPR002738;~PFAM:PF01876;~go_function: GO:0003824 - catalytic activity [Evidence IEA];~go_function: GO:0004526 - ribonuclease P activity [Evidence IEA];~go_process: GO:0008033 - tRNA processing [Evidence IEA]), translating to MFYDLNVPYNSDDPEISHTLNFLAEIGYTTVALSQTISGKLPPNLAPPTVPVNAPKSLKLLTRLNLILADPSQNQRLTSLTQAYDLVALRPTNEKSLLNACTNLECDLISLDFSERIPFHFKFKMLSAAIERGIRFEICYGSGITGSGIDARRNLIGNAMSLIRATRGRGIIISSEAKRALGVRAPWDVINLACVWGLSQERGKEAICEETRKVTALAKLKRTSWRGAIDVVYGGEKPKVEEGQSKKKGAAKKGAPQTETNADSLKRKAEPAAEEAEKSLSKREQKRRAKKVRLGGSGDGAADDKTAS from the exons ATGTTCTACGATCTCAACGTTCCATACAACTCGGATGATCCTGAGATCTCGCACACCTTGAATTTCCTGGCGGAGA TCGGTTACACAACCGTCGCGCTCTCTCAGACGATCAGTGGAAAACTCCCTCCGAACTTAGCACCCCCAACCGTGCCCGTAAATGCTCCGAAATCACTAAAGCTACTCACTCGTCTCAACCTCATCCTCGCCGATCCCTCCCAGAACCAGCGTCTTACCAGCCTGACACAAGCATATGACCTAGTCGCGCTACGTCCCACGAACGAGAAGTCACTACTGAACGCCTGTACCAACCTGGAATGCGATCTGATCTCCCTGGACTTTTCCGAGCGAATCCCATTCCATTTCAAATTCAAGATGTTGTCTGCTGCCATTGAGCGCGGTATTCGATTCGAGATTTGCTACGGATCTGGAATCACGGGCAGTGGAATTGACGCACGACGGAATCTCATCGGGAATGCTATGTCGCTTATCCGGGCCACGCGCGGAAGGGGGATCATTATATCAAGTGAGGCTAAGAGGGCACTGGGTGTGCGCGCGCCTTGGGATGTTATTAACCTGGCATGCGTCTGGGGTCTGTCACAGGAGCGTGGCAAGGAGGCAATCTGCGAAGAGACAAGGAAGGTGACCGCTCTGGCGAAGCTCAAGCGAACCAGCTGGCGTGGGGCCATTGATGTCGTCTACGGCGGGGAGAAGCCTAAGGTCGAAGAAGGCCagtcgaagaagaagggagcGGCTAAAAAAGGCGCACCTCAAACAGAGACAAATGCAGACAgtctgaagaggaaggcGGAGCCAGCAGCTGAAGAGGCTGAGAAGTCGTTGTCGAAACGGGAGCAAAAGCGCAGGGCAAAGAAAGTGCGATTAGGTGGCTCAGGAGATGGTGCTGCGGACGACAAAACTGCCAGCTAG
- the hrdA gene encoding E3 ubiquitin-protein ligase HRD1 (BUSCO:EOG09263X0V;~COG:O;~EggNog:ENOG410PGY0;~InterPro:IPR001841,IPR024766,IPR013083;~PFAM:PF00097,PF13639,PF12678;~TransMembrane:5 (n3-14c19/20o43-60i98-118o138-160i172-195o274-295i);~go_function: GO:0008270 - zinc ion binding [Evidence IEA]), translated as MRLAAYTGASVALAAGVFVKALHQRSNFYSACVYLSQSSANLMILTNLCLLIVGFLLYWLQRLLYGPLRPIETEQLYEKAWFAVTETCLAMTIFRGELGGWFLVMFICLLVGKVWGWIGEGRVEYLEQQPPANPRVFHTRLTASLVLSVLFNSFMLRYCVHTVLEQARPDMMVMFGFEFAILSILSCSTAARYGISLVEIYVTQQQKFARIEERRAELRAAREEATQQEAQTGENVTNLPDDNDIDEMELDIPGWEEKGRWVFYLDLVTDFFKLIVYLTFFAILFTFYGLPIHILRDVVLTIRSFGRRIMDFIRYRNATRDMNERYPDATTEEVTGEDVCIICREEMIPWQPDQPGRPGARRVPERLRPKKLPCGHILHFACLRSWLERQQNCPTCRRPVVVPRNRGQAGEDAPQQNIPGGNQGNGAGGLPRARIYQFGPFRIGFGAGRGDVFHNLQQQIHHGNAAMQPAANIPPGARQVGFGFGFGRPPAGAVPAPAPAQAPTPVAAQTPTPITQPLFSATPRFQDMQSQLQHMEQQIIHEIDQLRLSAHQLQVVRLLQAELQRLRNQQATTPGLNPAFSQNPPPFTSPSTLPSTVTSRHQFISSPRATPMTAGDARLPDGLTLPQGWSLIPLHSAAQPSGEQREQRNTDATPHSAPEPATNTSPEPSSSTLHVPVVSEPPSSNLESEGGRDEDTEASNNATTQSLPNWSPGLTAEPDSHPAESPANDRNGVTSYQPTEKVQGLSTAADEGEQEASPSNVDETSSTSSKGKGRAVTVEDADDDET; from the exons ATGAGGTTAGCCGCGTATACTGGG GCCTCTGTGGCTCTGGCGGCTGGTGTCTTTGTTAAGGCCTTGCATCAGCGGTCAAATTTCTACTCTGCCTGTGTCTATCTGTCACAGAGCAGCGCCAATCTCATG ATCTTGACGAACCTCTGCCTCTTGATCGTTGGTTTCCTCCTTTACTGGCTTCAGCGACTCCTCTACGGACCCTTGCGACCGATTGAAACCGAACAGCTCTACGAAAAGGCGTGGTTTGCCGTGACGGAGACATGTCTCGCCATGACAATATTCCGGGGAGAGCTGGGGGGCTGGTTCTTGGTGATGTTCATCTGTCTGCTCGTCGGAAAGGTTTGGGGATGGATTGGTGAAGGTCGCGTGGAGTATTTGGAGCAGCAACCACCGGCGAATCCCCGCGTATTCCATACCCGGCTGACGGCCTCTCTCGTCTTGTCGGTTCTCTTCAACTCGTTTATGCTGCGATACTGTGTCCATACCGTGCTCGAGCAGGCTCGTCCAGATATGATGGTCATGTTCGGTTTCGAGTTCGCCATCTTGAGTATTCTATCGTGTTCGACTGCGGCTAGGTACGGCATTTCGTTGGTGGAAATCTACGTCACGCAGCAACAGAAATTCGCGAGGATTGAGGAACGACGTGCAGAGCTTCGTGCTGCCAGAGAAGAAGCCACTCAGCAGGAAGCTCAAACAGGAGAAAACGTGACCAATTTGCccgacgacaacgacatcGATGAGATGGAACTAGATATTCCGGGatgggaagagaaaggacgCTGGGTCTTCTACCTTGATTTGGTTACCGATTTCTTCAAGTTGATCGTGTACCTCACGTTTTTCGCCATACTCTTCACTTTCTACGGGTTGCCTATTCATATCCTCCGTGATGTGGTTCTCACGATTCGCTCCTTTGGTCGACGGATCATGGATTTCATTCGTTATCGCAACGCCACCCGGGATATGAACGAACGGTATCCAGATGCGACAACAGAGGAGGTCACAGGAGAAGATGTTTGCATCATTTGCCGCGAAGAGATGATACCATGGCAGCCAGACCAGCCGGGCAGACCTGGCGCGCGACGGGTTCCTGAACGGCTGCGTCCAAAGAAACTTCCATGCGGACATATCTTGCATTTTGCCTGTCTCCGGAGCTGGCTGGAACGGCAGCAAAATTGCCCAACCTGCCGACGCCCGGTTGTCGTGCCTCGCAACCGCGGTCAGGCTGGTGAGGATGCCCCCCAGCAAAACATTCCTGGGGGAAACCAAGGCAATGGAGCAGGCGGATTGCCCAGAGCCCGTATTTATCAGTTTGGGCCATTCCGGATCGGGTTTGGTGCTGGCCGGGGAGATGTCTTCCATAACCTCCAGCAACAAATACACCATGGCAATGCCGCAATGCAGCCGGCAGCAAATATCCCTCCTGGTGCAAGACAGGTTGGCTTTGGTTTTGGTTTTGGAAGACCTCCAGCTGGCGCAGTTCCCGCACCAGCTCCCGCGCAGGCCCCTACGCCAGTCGCCGCACAGACACCTACACCCATCACTCAGCCCTTGTTCTCCGCCACACCTAGGTTTCAGGACATGCAAAGCCAGTTGCAGCATATGGAGCAACAGATCATACATGAAATCGATCAGCTTCGCCTGTCAGCACACCAATTGCAGGTCGTACGATTGTTGCAAGCCGAATTGCAGCGGCTTCGAAATCAACAAGCGACTACGCCGGGCTTAAACCCCGCCTTTTCTCAAAATCCCCCTCCATTTACCTCACCGTCAACTTTGCCTTCAACTGTGACTTCACGTCATCAGTTCATTTCGAGTCCCCGGGCAACTCCAATGACTGCTGGAGACGCACGACTCCCTGATGGCCTTACCCTACCTCAGGGTTGGTCTTtaattcctcttcattctgCTGCGCAGCCATCAGGCGAACAGAGAGAGCAGAGAAATACCGATGCGACCCCACACAGTGCACCAGAACCGGCCACAAATACTTCGCCAGAACCCTCTTCCTCAACGTTGCATGTCCCAGTTGTTTCTGAGCCTCCTTCGTCGAACCTGGAGAGTGAAGGCGGAAGGGACGAGGACACCGAAGCATCTAACAATGCTACTACCCAAAGCCTGCCCAACTGGTCGCCTGGGTTGACTGCGGAACCAGATAGCCATCCTGCCGAATCGCCAGCCAACGATAGGAACGGCGTGACTTCATACCAGCCGACTGAAAAGGTCCAAGGTCTGTCAACCGCAGCTGATGAGGGTGAGCAAGAAGCGAGCCCTTCGAATGTGGATGAAACGTCGTCTACATCGTCCAAAGGGAAAGGGCGAGCAGTGACGGTAGAGGATGCGGACGACGATGAGACATGA